The Cystobacter fuscus DSM 2262 DNA segment AACACCTGCTCGTACTCCCGGAAGTCCTTCGAGAGTCCCGTGGGGGGTTCGAAGACACAGAGCGAGTCCTGGCCGAACGAGCGATGACCTCCGAGCCGGTGGTAGCGCTCGTCACACATGCCACTTTCGCGCTGCCACTCATCGATGTCGTCGGAGAGTTCCCAGGCGTCCTCGGGCAGCAGCGCCATGAGGTCTTCCCAGCAGGGAAGGGACCAGCTCTCGCGGAAGTGGAGCGCCGCCTCGAAGCGCCCGAACCGTGACACGTCCCGCGCCGGTACCGCCTCCTCTTCAGAGGGCCGTGGATACCAGCGCGAGGTGAAGGACAGCCCGAAGGCCGAGCAGCCGCGAACGCCGTCGAAGGCGAGCAGTCCCTGCCGGGGGAGCCCGGGAACCGAGGTCGGCAGGTGGGCGAAGTTGAGCTGTCCGAGGAACCACCGTCCCTCCCCCATCGGACCCGTGGTGTACGGCGTGCCACCGAGCTTGCTGTCGAGCAACGCGAGTCTCGGCACGTCCGTCCGCAGTCCCAGCATCCTCCCGAGCACTCCCCGGTGCAGCGGCGCCTGGCCGACCCGCTCCGACCCGACCAGGAGACAGGGGCGCAGGTTCTCCTGGATCGTCTGCGCCGCCACGGTGGCGACCTCCGGGGAGAGCCGCGACAGATCCTTGCGCAACCGTGGAGAGAGCTGGGGGGGCGCGGTCATAGAGCCTGGTCCAAACGTAATGCACGAATGGACCCGAGCGCCATGCGCGGCAGGGGCCGCCTCGAGCGGAGGCGTGCCCACGGTCGGTCCTTTGTCCTACCTCATGCGCCCAGGTCCAGCACCACGCGGCCCTCGATCTTGCCGGCGTGCATGCGCTTGAACACATCGTTGATGTTCTCCAGCTTGTCGGTGGACACGGTCGCCTTCACCTTGCCCTGCGCGGCGAACTCCAGCGACTCCTGCAGGTCCAGGCGGGTGCCG contains these protein-coding regions:
- a CDS encoding DUF1963 domain-containing protein, which encodes MTAPPQLSPRLRKDLSRLSPEVATVAAQTIQENLRPCLLVGSERVGQAPLHRGVLGRMLGLRTDVPRLALLDSKLGGTPYTTGPMGEGRWFLGQLNFAHLPTSVPGLPRQGLLAFDGVRGCSAFGLSFTSRWYPRPSEEEAVPARDVSRFGRFEAALHFRESWSLPCWEDLMALLPEDAWELSDDIDEWQRESGMCDERYHRLGGHRSFGQDSLCVFEPPTGLSKDFREYEQVFRLNFDNAADFTWGSNQVYLLVHRDDLAAQRFDRLAFAVAND